The Lipingzhangella halophila genome segment CGCTGGCTTCATCATGGGCCGGAACCGCCACTGCGGCGGCGCGGATCACACCAGGCCTTCACTCTCGGCAACCGACCTCGCTGGGCCAGAGCCCACTGTGTAAACGTCGAGAAGGAAATCCGCCTCGACGTGCCCGACCACGTGGTGCAGCCTGGGGGACGCTGCCAATGCGGCGTGGGCGTTCTCGCCGGAGCGGACATGCTCCTCGACCTGATGCTGCCAGTGCACCGCTACCAGTGTTCCCTCCGGGCGGAGCGAGTCCACTGACCTCGCGAGAATGGCGGCCAAGTCGGCGTCATCGAAGTAGTAGAGCAATTCTGACAGCACGATCAGGTCGAAGTCGCCCTCCGGCCACTCCCAGGGAACGCGGCCTTGGGCCAGGTGCACGTGTTCGAGGTCGACCAGGGCGCGTTTGGCCTGTTCCACCGCGGCAGGTGCCCCCTCCCATGCAAGTAGGAAATCGCAATGTTCCGCCAATTCCCGGGTCAGCGCGCCGATCGAACTCCCCGGTTCGAATGCGCGGTGGTACCGTTCGTGCGGTAACGACGCCACGGTGAGGGCCCGCTTCCGGCGCTCGTACCAACGGGCATTGAAGCTCCAGGGGTCATTGGATTCGGCATACATCCTGTTGAAATAGTTGTTTCCG includes the following:
- a CDS encoding class I SAM-dependent methyltransferase, whose translation is MTVGNNYFNRMYAESNDPWSFNARWYERRKRALTVASLPHERYHRAFEPGSSIGALTRELAEHCDFLLAWEGAPAAVEQAKRALVDLEHVHLAQGRVPWEWPEGDFDLIVLSELLYYFDDADLAAILARSVDSLRPEGTLVAVHWQHQVEEHVRSGENAHAALAASPRLHHVVGHVEADFLLDVYTVGSGPARSVAESEGLV